One region of uncultured Methanolobus sp. genomic DNA includes:
- a CDS encoding phenylacetate--CoA ligase family protein — protein MIGFAYRNVPYYHKLFNDLKLSPNDINKIEDLEKLPILTKEIIRSNWEAFKPANLSSMKYNKQATGGSTGTPLKYRLLKEDRFLNAILLYRGWGYAGFELGDKMTFIAGASLDVGTKSIFNKKIHEVTRNIRKLSSFDMSEVDMKQYTEVLNSFNPKYIRGYPSSLYFYCKWIQENDISIKLPDAVSTTSEKLLPYMRETIRDVFNCEIFDAYGLNDGGVSAFECKEHNGLHIDTDRSIMEIVDSNGFQLDEGQGDIIATSLHNFAMPLIRYHTGDMGHIIEDKCGCGRGSKLLKEVLGRSVDILITPEGKSVHGWFFLYIMWQYCHGVKEYQVIQKQVDLIVIKLVIDDQFDEKQLNNIKEIVREKSDSWVLKFEFVDKIERTKAGKLKFIISELNK, from the coding sequence ATGATCGGTTTCGCTTATCGGAACGTTCCATATTATCATAAACTCTTTAATGATTTAAAATTATCTCCTAATGATATAAATAAAATAGAGGATTTAGAGAAGTTACCCATACTTACAAAAGAAATAATTAGATCTAATTGGGAAGCTTTCAAACCTGCAAATCTTTCTTCAATGAAATATAATAAACAGGCAACTGGTGGTTCCACAGGTACTCCTCTTAAATATAGGTTGCTTAAAGAAGATCGTTTTTTGAATGCTATATTACTCTATAGGGGATGGGGTTATGCAGGTTTTGAACTTGGTGACAAGATGACATTCATTGCAGGAGCCTCACTTGATGTGGGAACTAAATCAATTTTCAATAAAAAAATTCATGAGGTTACTCGGAATATTAGGAAACTTTCTTCATTTGATATGAGTGAAGTCGATATGAAACAATATACAGAGGTTCTGAATTCATTTAATCCAAAGTATATCAGGGGTTATCCTTCTTCTCTTTATTTTTATTGTAAATGGATACAAGAGAATGATATATCTATTAAATTACCTGATGCAGTATCTACAACTTCTGAAAAGCTTCTGCCATACATGAGGGAAACAATTAGAGATGTTTTTAATTGCGAAATTTTCGATGCATATGGTTTAAATGATGGTGGAGTTAGTGCATTTGAGTGTAAAGAACATAATGGTCTTCACATAGATACTGATAGAAGTATAATGGAAATTGTTGATAGCAATGGTTTTCAATTAGATGAAGGTCAAGGGGATATAATTGCTACAAGTCTTCATAATTTTGCCATGCCTCTTATAAGATACCATACAGGAGATATGGGGCATATTATAGAGGATAAATGTGGTTGTGGACGTGGATCTAAGTTACTGAAAGAAGTGTTAGGTAGAAGTGTAGATATATTGATAACTCCTGAAGGTAAATCAGTCCACGGATGGTTTTTTTTATACATAATGTGGCAATATTGTCATGGTGTAAAAGAATATCAAGTTATACAAAAACAAGTTGATTTAATCGTAATTAAATTGGTTATAGATGACCAATTTGACGAAAAACAATTGAATAACATCAAAGAAATTGTGAGAGAAAAAAGCGATTCATGGGTTTTAAAATTTGAATTTGTAGACAAGATTGAAAGAACCAAAGCAGGGAAATTAAAATTTATAATTTCTGAATTGAATAAATAA
- a CDS encoding ATP-binding protein: protein MDTKQIKELIVEQKQEFERETPIIRRQKIEKIDSFSEIPHIVLITGLRRTGKSTLLKEIKRQYYPDESIYYMNFEDERLLEFSVSDFNTLYESFLEVSKDSRIFFFDEIQNISNWEAFVRRMYDRGFKFYITGSNSSLMSRELGTKLTGRHVKLELYPFSFKELIASLDIETGKEFYLTEERARIKKEFSQYLETGGIPEYYIYRNKDIIRNLYDNILYKDIIVRYGIKDEAAIKSLAYYIITNPGTEISYNRLKNFLNIGSQTTVKNYINHLENSYLIFTINAFDYSLKKQMYSKKKVYVIDTGLMNILAFKFSRDAGKMLENIVFLELKNRGHEVYYHAGKNECDFIIMESGSITKAIQVTQRIHGSNEGRELGGLIEAMDRYKLQEGLILTEDTEDVFDKDGRKIIVMPVWKWLLE from the coding sequence ATGGACACAAAGCAGATTAAGGAACTCATAGTAGAGCAAAAACAGGAATTTGAAAGAGAAACGCCGATAATAAGGCGTCAGAAGATAGAAAAGATAGACAGTTTTTCAGAAATACCCCATATTGTGCTTATTACTGGTCTAAGGAGAACTGGGAAGAGTACGCTTCTAAAGGAGATAAAAAGGCAGTACTATCCGGATGAAAGCATATATTACATGAATTTTGAGGATGAAAGGCTGCTTGAATTTAGTGTTAGTGACTTCAATACCCTTTATGAATCATTTCTGGAAGTATCAAAAGATAGTCGGATATTCTTTTTTGATGAGATACAGAACATATCCAACTGGGAAGCATTTGTAAGACGAATGTATGATCGTGGTTTCAAGTTCTACATAACCGGATCTAATTCTTCATTGATGAGCAGAGAGCTTGGGACTAAACTTACAGGAAGACATGTGAAACTTGAACTTTATCCATTCTCATTCAAGGAACTGATAGCATCTCTGGATATTGAGACAGGGAAGGAGTTCTATCTTACCGAGGAAAGGGCAAGGATAAAAAAAGAGTTCAGTCAGTACCTTGAAACTGGTGGCATTCCTGAATACTATATTTACAGGAACAAGGACATAATAAGGAATCTTTATGATAACATTTTGTATAAGGACATTATCGTAAGGTACGGTATAAAGGATGAGGCTGCAATAAAGTCGCTTGCATATTATATTATAACCAATCCCGGGACTGAGATTAGCTATAACCGACTGAAAAATTTTCTGAATATAGGCAGTCAGACTACGGTAAAGAACTATATTAATCATCTGGAGAATTCTTATCTGATATTCACCATAAATGCTTTTGACTACTCCCTTAAAAAGCAGATGTATTCAAAGAAAAAGGTCTACGTGATAGATACAGGTCTTATGAACATTCTTGCATTCAAATTTTCAAGGGATGCTGGCAAAATGCTTGAGAACATAGTGTTCCTTGAACTGAAGAACAGGGGGCACGAAGTTTATTACCATGCGGGTAAGAACGAATGTGATTTCATAATAATGGAGAGCGGGAGTATCACAAAGGCAATACAGGTGACTCAGAGAATTCATGGGTCAAATGAGGGGAGAGAACTTGGTGGTCTTATAGAAGCCATGGACAGATACAAACTTCAGGAAGGGCTTATACTTACAGAAGACACTGAGGATGTGTTTGATAAGGATGGTCGGAAAATAATTGTGATGCCTGTCTGGAAATGGCTGCTTGAGTAG
- a CDS encoding acylphosphatase: MKKRAEIIIHGRVQKAGFRDFIDEVAFDLDLNGRVKNLDDGTVQVICEGEDHSIKVLLEKVNITQYPIKVKNIDVVFKEPTHEYSVFDIIREEDIKTATYERMDAAARYMREMNANLGSKIDDVSERIDDLSDKVETVGNKVDQSRIEISSEVRLNRDDFRSHLDERISVLEHELAQIKAKMMI, encoded by the coding sequence ATGAAGAAACGTGCAGAGATCATAATACATGGCAGAGTTCAAAAGGCAGGCTTCAGAGATTTTATTGATGAGGTAGCTTTTGATCTGGATCTTAATGGACGTGTAAAAAATCTAGATGATGGAACTGTGCAGGTTATATGCGAGGGGGAAGACCATAGCATAAAGGTATTGCTCGAAAAGGTCAATATAACTCAATATCCTATTAAGGTAAAGAATATTGATGTTGTTTTCAAAGAGCCTACTCATGAGTATAGTGTCTTTGATATTATCAGGGAAGAGGATATAAAGACAGCAACATATGAAAGGATGGATGCTGCTGCCCGGTACATGCGCGAGATGAATGCGAACCTTGGTAGTAAAATTGATGATGTAAGTGAGAGAATCGATGATCTTAGTGATAAGGTTGAAACAGTGGGAAATAAGGTAGACCAAAGCAGAATTGAGATATCTTCCGAAGTCCGCCTTAACCGGGATGATTTCAGATCTCATCTTGACGAAAGAATCTCTGTCCTTGAGCATGAATTAGCTCAGATCAAGGCAAAGATGATGATCTGA
- a CDS encoding nucleotidyltransferase family protein, giving the protein MIKRDIILGRLDKLLPELKRNYKVKEIGLFGSVVRNEYKTGSDIDFLVEFEKGADLFDLASLGIYFEDEFVSKVDIISKRAVRDELKNRIFSEVVYAHA; this is encoded by the coding sequence ATGATTAAAAGGGATATTATTCTGGGAAGACTTGATAAGCTGCTCCCTGAGTTGAAAAGGAACTATAAGGTAAAGGAAATAGGCCTTTTTGGGTCGGTGGTGAGGAATGAATACAAAACCGGCAGTGATATAGACTTCCTTGTTGAATTTGAAAAAGGTGCTGATCTTTTTGATCTCGCATCCCTTGGGATTTATTTTGAAGATGAGTTCGTGTCAAAAGTAGATATCATTTCGAAACGTGCCGTAAGGGATGAATTGAAGAACAGGATATTTTCAGAAGTAGTTTATGCGCATGCATGA
- a CDS encoding ATP-binding protein yields MTIKSEFINRTKELEYIENEYSKGDFRFVSLIGRRRLGKTRFIGKFLEEKQKYCYILVPELNGPDVRMEVAKSLHESFGISFLGLPSWDEIFENLFSFSYEERLIVVFDEFQRFSRIDNSIFSYLQKYIDMSALNSKLFLMVSGSSIGMMHQIFEYASPLYGRRTGQMFFDAFRFSALSDWFPDFPLDMGVYIYSIYGGAPKYLEEVESSVLQDNINTLLSGTSVLYNEPEVLLKTELRENNTYFNILKNIASGIVRSSEIAESSGIKSTSIDYYLSILINDLDLVRKEVPVCDKESSRKAVYRINDNFFRFWFRFMYPAISELEIGSYERTLKKIDAELDTFTAPVFEDICKQFLMEVNRNNLLPFVFERIGRQWGKFKGEPGKNTYEIDLAAINSSTKQILLAECKWNKQKIGSDVITSLLNKAKYVNWYSRERREYFAVFSRSGFTSGAQSLAKERGVLLFDMEDIGRVIN; encoded by the coding sequence ATGACAATAAAATCAGAATTCATTAATCGTACAAAGGAACTGGAGTATATCGAGAATGAATATTCTAAAGGTGACTTCAGATTCGTTTCACTAATAGGCAGAAGGCGGCTTGGTAAAACCAGATTTATTGGGAAGTTCCTTGAAGAAAAACAAAAGTACTGCTATATACTTGTCCCTGAACTTAATGGTCCGGACGTCCGGATGGAAGTGGCAAAGAGTCTGCATGAGAGTTTTGGTATAAGTTTTCTGGGTTTGCCGTCGTGGGATGAGATATTTGAAAACTTGTTCTCTTTTTCTTATGAAGAGCGATTAATTGTTGTGTTTGATGAGTTCCAAAGATTCTCCCGGATAGATAACAGTATTTTTTCCTATCTGCAGAAGTACATAGATATGTCAGCTTTAAATTCCAAATTGTTCCTGATGGTGTCTGGTTCTTCTATCGGTATGATGCACCAAATCTTTGAGTATGCTTCTCCCCTGTATGGCAGAAGAACCGGACAGATGTTTTTCGATGCTTTCAGATTTTCTGCATTATCAGACTGGTTTCCAGATTTTCCTTTGGATATGGGGGTATATATTTATTCTATCTATGGAGGGGCGCCCAAATATCTTGAAGAAGTAGAGTCGTCGGTTTTGCAGGACAATATAAATACTCTTCTTTCAGGAACAAGTGTGTTGTATAATGAACCTGAGGTACTGCTAAAAACAGAGCTCAGAGAAAATAATACCTATTTCAATATATTGAAAAATATTGCTTCCGGCATTGTGAGGTCTTCGGAGATTGCAGAAAGTTCGGGTATTAAGAGTACTTCTATTGATTATTATCTTAGTATTCTTATAAATGATCTTGACCTTGTACGAAAAGAGGTCCCGGTATGTGATAAGGAATCATCAAGAAAAGCAGTCTACAGGATAAATGATAATTTCTTCAGGTTTTGGTTCCGCTTCATGTATCCTGCTATCTCAGAGCTTGAGATCGGAAGTTATGAAAGAACATTGAAAAAGATAGATGCTGAACTTGATACTTTTACTGCTCCGGTGTTTGAAGATATTTGCAAGCAATTTCTGATGGAAGTGAACAGGAATAACCTCCTTCCTTTTGTATTTGAGAGAATTGGCAGGCAGTGGGGAAAGTTTAAGGGTGAGCCAGGGAAGAATACCTATGAAATTGATCTGGCAGCAATTAATTCCAGTACGAAGCAGATATTGTTGGCTGAGTGTAAATGGAATAAACAGAAAATCGGCTCGGATGTTATAACGTCACTCCTGAATAAGGCGAAATATGTCAATTGGTATTCCCGGGAAAGAAGGGAATATTTCGCCGTTTTTTCAAGATCAGGTTTTACTTCGGGTGCGCAGTCTCTTGCTAAGGAAAGGGGTGTGTTGCTCTTTGATATGGAGGATATTGGCAGGGTTATAAACTAA
- a CDS encoding metal-dependent hydrolase: MFIFGHLGITLGIFNLIRKYPAFSKIDLNIPLIAFGAMLPDIIDKPLGKVMLANSLANGRIYGHTLLFFFLVLITAYYFYKKNNNANLLIIPAASFMHLIEDRMWMTPQTLFWPLLGWQFPDGYQSAGILDYFLSIFKNAYTPTMSFVFMSEMIGLSIMIIALVNRELVPYFKKYRKRN; the protein is encoded by the coding sequence ATGTTCATCTTTGGTCACCTGGGAATTACACTTGGAATCTTTAATCTTATCAGAAAATATCCTGCTTTTTCAAAAATCGACCTGAACATTCCATTAATAGCATTCGGGGCTATGCTTCCTGACATTATAGACAAACCACTGGGAAAGGTTATGCTTGCAAATTCCCTTGCAAATGGAAGGATATACGGTCACACATTACTTTTCTTTTTCTTAGTTCTGATAACAGCATACTATTTTTACAAAAAGAACAACAACGCAAACCTGCTAATAATACCTGCTGCTTCCTTCATGCATCTGATAGAAGACAGGATGTGGATGACACCCCAAACACTTTTCTGGCCTCTGCTAGGATGGCAGTTTCCCGACGGATACCAGTCAGCAGGCATACTTGACTATTTCCTTAGTATATTCAAAAATGCATATACTCCGACAATGAGCTTTGTATTCATGTCTGAAATGATTGGATTGTCCATAATGATTATTGCACTTGTTAATCGGGAATTAGTGCCTTATTTCAAAAAATATAGAAAAAGAAATTAA
- a CDS encoding glycosyltransferase family 2 protein, which yields MTIVAVIPAYNEEVHIHDVIKKAKHYVDEVIVVDDCSNDATAYIAQSLGVRLVRHETNIGKVEALKSGFKAAKELDPRIIVTLYANGYHNPEDIPRLVEPIFWLEADVVSGNTLFKDYDVLSIMGMGDNFEGSLVCDTALDTGLIEQHMGFTAFSSSTVDSLEFLENGTSVELSLLRDAKNAGYDVKMLPASTLHNHDYDVLQQYRIGVVVPAYNEEKLIKVTVNGIPEYVDRIYVINDCSTDSTAEVLESIDDPRLHVITHKVNQGVGAAILHGYQQSLKENMDIVAVMGGDNQMNPQQLPNLLMPIIEGKTDYTKGNRLLSEEFRVGMSKWRSFGNGLLTMITKIASGYWHIMDPQNGYTAISKKALSNMDLHKLYTYYGYCNDMLVKLNAFGFRTMDITMPARYGQERSTIKYSNYMGKVSIMLFRKFLWRLKMKYMVLSFHPLVLFYIFGMILVPLGVLLAGYILAAKFLMGWNVSANMPLLDAVLLITGIQFTLFAMLFDMQECSRVACQQN from the coding sequence ATGACAATAGTAGCAGTTATACCTGCATATAATGAAGAAGTACACATACACGATGTTATCAAAAAAGCTAAACATTATGTAGATGAGGTCATTGTTGTTGATGATTGCAGCAACGATGCAACTGCTTACATTGCACAAAGTCTTGGTGTAAGGCTTGTACGGCATGAAACTAACATAGGTAAAGTTGAAGCTCTTAAATCTGGCTTCAAAGCTGCAAAGGAGCTTGACCCCCGAATAATTGTTACTCTTTACGCAAATGGTTATCACAATCCTGAAGATATTCCCCGGCTGGTTGAGCCGATTTTCTGGCTTGAGGCCGATGTAGTAAGTGGAAATACACTTTTTAAGGACTATGATGTTCTGTCGATTATGGGTATGGGCGACAATTTTGAAGGTTCTTTAGTTTGTGATACTGCTCTTGACACAGGCTTGATAGAACAACATATGGGATTCACCGCATTTTCGTCAAGTACTGTGGATTCCCTTGAATTCTTAGAGAACGGTACGTCAGTTGAGCTTTCACTGCTCAGGGATGCAAAAAATGCAGGATATGATGTAAAGATGCTTCCAGCATCAACTTTACACAATCATGATTATGATGTTTTACAGCAGTATCGAATCGGTGTAGTAGTACCGGCATATAATGAAGAGAAACTGATTAAGGTAACTGTAAACGGTATTCCCGAATACGTGGACAGAATCTATGTCATCAATGATTGCAGTACTGACAGCACAGCAGAAGTTCTCGAGTCTATAGATGACCCCCGTCTGCATGTGATCACTCACAAGGTGAATCAAGGAGTAGGAGCAGCTATCCTGCACGGATACCAGCAATCCCTGAAAGAGAACATGGACATAGTCGCGGTAATGGGCGGTGACAACCAGATGAACCCCCAGCAGCTTCCAAATCTTCTAATGCCAATAATCGAAGGCAAGACAGATTACACCAAAGGCAACCGCCTGCTCAGTGAAGAGTTCCGTGTCGGCATGAGCAAATGGAGATCCTTCGGAAACGGCCTTCTCACCATGATAACCAAGATCGCCAGTGGCTACTGGCATATTATGGACCCCCAGAATGGTTACACGGCCATATCCAAAAAAGCTCTCTCAAATATGGACCTGCACAAACTATACACTTACTATGGATACTGCAATGACATGCTTGTAAAACTGAACGCCTTCGGCTTCCGCACCATGGATATTACCATGCCAGCCCGCTATGGTCAGGAACGCTCCACTATTAAATACAGTAATTACATGGGCAAAGTTTCAATAATGCTTTTCAGGAAGTTCCTGTGGCGACTCAAGATGAAGTATATGGTACTGAGTTTCCATCCACTTGTGCTGTTCTATATATTTGGGATGATACTGGTACCTCTGGGAGTATTGTTGGCCGGATATATTTTGGCTGCAAAGTTTTTGATGGGGTGGAATGTATCTGCAAATATGCCCTTACTGGATGCAGTACTCCTGATCACTGGTATTCAGTTTACCTTGTTTGCGATGTTGTTTGATATGCAGGAATGTAGTAGGGTGGCTTGTCAGCAGAATTAA
- a CDS encoding glycosyltransferase family 4 protein: protein MSINNEDSLFSNKLCIVAPGGTSVIGNIAKIYGNILEEHEFECIYIDSKPYYKMKMLIDLIKNEKKYTCIHVHSSGYLGDIPLIWTYIISKMYHKKVIITWHCGSPYNILEKTHNILNILFKAANLVTVPSNYSKKSILDFNINIGDKLVVFPNLINHSKYSCNNLEKNNKKVVTISSINKWYIYRKGLVEFVQSACYLPDFDFYLIGKYDDSINDLKKIAPNNVHFTGFLPDEELIKHLCTSSVYCQLSIFESFGYALAEAMLCGCVPVVTQNASLPEVVGDAGYYVNSMDPSEIANKIKDASISGKFRKSRSQIVNNFAVKTKKIDFVELVSSITQE from the coding sequence ATGAGCATAAATAATGAAGACAGTTTATTTAGTAATAAGTTATGCATCGTTGCTCCAGGAGGTACGAGTGTAATAGGTAATATTGCAAAAATATACGGCAATATACTTGAAGAACATGAGTTTGAATGTATATACATAGATTCAAAACCGTATTATAAAATGAAAATGCTCATTGATTTGATTAAAAATGAAAAAAAATATACCTGTATTCATGTGCATTCTTCTGGTTATTTAGGGGACATACCATTAATATGGACATATATTATTTCAAAAATGTATCATAAAAAAGTAATAATCACTTGGCATTGCGGAAGTCCATATAATATCTTGGAGAAAACACATAATATACTTAATATTTTGTTCAAAGCTGCAAATCTAGTAACGGTTCCATCGAATTATTCAAAAAAAAGCATATTAGACTTTAATATCAATATTGGGGATAAACTAGTTGTATTTCCAAATTTGATAAATCATTCTAAGTATTCATGCAATAACTTGGAAAAAAATAATAAAAAAGTGGTCACTATATCAAGCATAAATAAATGGTATATTTATAGAAAAGGCCTTGTTGAGTTTGTTCAAAGTGCATGTTATTTGCCAGACTTCGATTTTTATCTGATAGGAAAATACGATGATTCTATAAATGATTTAAAAAAAATAGCACCAAATAATGTCCATTTTACTGGTTTTTTACCTGACGAAGAGTTAATAAAACATTTATGCACTTCAAGTGTTTATTGTCAATTATCAATATTTGAATCATTTGGTTATGCTTTAGCTGAGGCTATGCTGTGTGGTTGTGTTCCAGTAGTTACTCAAAATGCATCTTTACCAGAAGTAGTAGGCGATGCTGGTTACTATGTAAATAGTATGGATCCAAGTGAAATTGCTAATAAGATTAAAGATGCTTCAATTTCAGGGAAGTTTAGAAAGTCAAGAAGTCAAATAGTTAACAATTTTGCAGTTAAAACAAAAAAAATTGATTTTGTAGAACTTGTAAGTTCAATCACTCAGGAATAA
- a CDS encoding metal-dependent hydrolase, translating to MPYPAFHLAFFIFCISLVGIFAIAGSGFKREMSLKDVKHLGLLFFVGSVGSVFPDVPAVWNYFLNGTLQHTRIGSVPTHSLFFGLVAFILAFMLGYAVYRSTSKASSIGIFAEAAFLSHLLLDDIADGGLTYLYPVYNEPLSIFAVMNVKMSGVDFFYYNFACFVSVFFIFCVMFMALLALKDLGFGFRYEPVE from the coding sequence ATGCCATACCCAGCATTTCATCTAGCATTCTTCATCTTCTGTATCTCTCTTGTGGGAATATTTGCAATAGCAGGAAGTGGTTTTAAAAGAGAGATGAGTCTTAAAGATGTAAAACATCTTGGTTTACTGTTCTTTGTAGGCAGCGTGGGTTCGGTGTTCCCCGATGTGCCTGCAGTGTGGAATTATTTTTTGAATGGTACACTTCAGCATACCAGAATAGGTTCGGTTCCGACACATTCATTATTCTTCGGTCTAGTAGCATTCATACTTGCGTTCATGCTTGGATATGCTGTATACAGGAGTACTTCTAAAGCTTCATCCATCGGTATTTTTGCAGAAGCTGCCTTTTTGTCACATCTGTTACTGGATGATATTGCAGATGGTGGACTTACTTATCTTTATCCGGTCTATAATGAGCCGCTTAGTATTTTTGCAGTTATGAACGTGAAAATGTCAGGTGTGGATTTCTTCTACTATAATTTTGCATGCTTTGTTTCGGTGTTCTTCATATTCTGTGTGATGTTCATGGCACTGCTGGCTTTGAAGGATCTTGGTTTTGGGTTCAGGTATGAGCCTGTGGAATGA
- a CDS encoding CapA family protein, translated as MIEDAENFVSLVAVGDIMLGDHPICIGHGVGSSLKCKEAGNLFSNVSHLLCKADITFGNLECILSDIDINLKSLSSVSLRGAEKSIYELKSAHFNVVSIANNHVLEHGEFSLKRSKKLLQQHGICAIGVAESKKESRKVFVMNIKGIRIGFLAYCLIRDKTAYCSVDNEKEIIDDVRNATSKVDILIVSMHWGDEFIRNPSPHQVELGHAIIDAGAKIILGHHPHVLQGVEEYNGGIIAYSMGNFVFDMWQKKMRESMILQCEFSKDRILKYDIIPVLIDKYYHPTIIQGDNGELLISQIKNDFLQRCGEDEYLHKVEEYRKQYRTSLRKHLVMNLYKYNIRYVFQLGSNFLNKIIKNT; from the coding sequence ATGATTGAAGATGCTGAAAATTTTGTTTCATTAGTGGCTGTTGGTGATATCATGCTAGGTGACCATCCTATATGCATAGGTCATGGTGTTGGAAGCAGTTTAAAGTGCAAAGAAGCAGGTAATTTATTTAGTAATGTTTCGCATCTGCTTTGTAAAGCAGATATTACATTTGGAAATTTAGAATGTATACTTTCAGATATTGATATTAATCTTAAATCACTTTCATCGGTTAGTTTAAGAGGGGCTGAAAAATCTATTTATGAGCTCAAATCAGCACATTTCAATGTTGTATCCATAGCAAATAACCATGTTTTGGAACATGGCGAGTTTTCTCTAAAAAGAAGCAAAAAATTATTGCAACAACATGGGATTTGTGCAATTGGAGTTGCAGAGTCAAAGAAAGAATCTAGAAAAGTATTTGTAATGAATATTAAAGGGATTAGAATAGGCTTTTTAGCATATTGTTTAATAAGAGACAAAACAGCATATTGTTCGGTAGATAATGAAAAGGAAATAATTGATGATGTTAGGAATGCTACTTCTAAAGTCGATATTCTAATTGTGTCTATGCATTGGGGAGATGAATTCATAAGAAATCCTTCCCCTCATCAGGTTGAACTTGGCCATGCTATTATTGATGCAGGTGCAAAGATAATACTAGGTCATCATCCCCACGTATTGCAAGGTGTAGAAGAATATAATGGAGGAATTATTGCATATAGTATGGGTAATTTTGTTTTCGATATGTGGCAAAAAAAAATGCGTGAATCAATGATTTTGCAGTGTGAGTTCTCAAAAGATAGAATTTTGAAATATGACATTATTCCTGTATTAATAGATAAATATTATCATCCCACAATAATTCAAGGAGATAACGGTGAGTTATTAATTTCTCAAATTAAAAACGATTTTCTTCAAAGATGTGGGGAAGATGAATATCTTCACAAAGTTGAAGAATATAGGAAACAGTACCGTACTAGTCTTCGTAAACATCTGGTAATGAATCTATATAAATATAATATTAGATATGTTTTCCAATTGGGTTCTAATTTCTTGAACAAAATAATTAAAAACACTTAG
- a CDS encoding DUF354 domain-containing protein, with the protein MTLKTGKIMRILVDIGHPAHVHFYKNAIKELEAKGHEILVTARDKEVTVDLLEAYNIDHTVLSSMKKGKGNLINLIKEWIIRDYKLLHISRKFKPDILTGILNPSVAHVSWLLNKKSIIFNDTEHASFAQKITYPFSDVICTPSCYYKHVGKKQVKYDGYHELAYLHPNYFTPNPNTLNEIGLGEDEKFIIMRFVSWGASHDVGCTGLSLETKKKAVHELSKYGRVLISSEKVLDPEFEPYRISVPPEKMHDLLCYATLLYGESATMASECAVLGTHAIFCDFAGRGYTDEEEAKYNLVYNFKLDGKSQEKSVKKAIELLHNSNLEDKAEEKRKRLLGDKIDVTSFILNFIKNMNSDKKE; encoded by the coding sequence ATGACATTAAAAACGGGGAAAATTATGAGAATATTGGTTGATATTGGACATCCTGCACATGTTCATTTTTATAAGAATGCGATAAAAGAACTCGAAGCAAAGGGACATGAAATTCTCGTTACTGCAAGAGACAAAGAGGTAACCGTGGATCTTCTGGAAGCTTATAATATTGACCATACTGTTCTTTCATCCATGAAAAAAGGGAAAGGAAATCTTATAAATTTAATTAAAGAATGGATTATTAGAGATTATAAACTCTTACACATATCTCGAAAATTTAAACCTGATATTTTAACAGGTATTTTAAATCCTTCAGTTGCTCATGTGTCTTGGTTGCTAAATAAAAAATCTATTATTTTCAATGACACTGAGCATGCATCATTTGCCCAAAAAATTACCTATCCTTTTTCTGATGTTATTTGCACACCTTCGTGTTATTATAAACATGTTGGAAAAAAACAAGTGAAATATGATGGTTATCATGAACTTGCTTACTTACATCCTAATTATTTCACTCCAAATCCAAATACATTAAATGAAATCGGATTGGGAGAGGACGAAAAGTTCATAATTATGAGGTTCGTTTCTTGGGGGGCTAGCCATGATGTTGGTTGCACGGGTTTATCCTTAGAAACAAAAAAAAAAGCTGTGCATGAGCTTAGCAAATATGGCCGTGTATTGATATCTTCTGAGAAAGTTTTAGATCCGGAGTTTGAACCGTATAGGATATCAGTACCCCCTGAAAAAATGCATGATTTGCTTTGTTATGCAACTTTATTATATGGTGAAAGTGCAACTATGGCCTCAGAGTGTGCTGTATTAGGGACACATGCTATTTTTTGTGATTTTGCAGGAAGGGGGTATACTGATGAGGAAGAAGCGAAATATAATTTGGTATATAATTTTAAACTAGATGGAAAAAGCCAAGAGAAATCTGTCAAAAAGGCAATAGAATTGCTACATAATTCTAATTTAGAAGACAAAGCCGAAGAAAAAAGAAAGCGTCTGTTGGGTGATAAGATAGATGTTACGAGTTTTATTTTGAATTTTATCAAAAATATGAATTCAGATAAGAAGGAATAA